A genome region from Pirellulales bacterium includes the following:
- a CDS encoding type I phosphomannose isomerase catalytic subunit → MTPLYPLRFEPILRRYIWGGRRLCHVLNKPLGEGDDYAESWEICDRPNDQTAVAAGPLRGATLGELVQTRGSELLGRHAPQPRFPLLFKFLDAQKTLSVQVHPDDNRAQRLTPADFGKTEAWVVLDAQPGSLIYAGLKRGFDRPALERELARGTCELCLHSFEPQPGDCIFLPAGVVHAIGAGLLIAEIQQSSDVTYRLFDWNRLGPDGRPRPLHIEQALDAIDFAHGPRTPQTPLATGQPHVERLVECDKFILDRWSIASRQTIGGDDRCHLLAVIEGELMIAGDPCATPLRRGESVLLPASLGARELEPRATAVVLEAYLP, encoded by the coding sequence ATGACACCGCTCTATCCACTACGATTTGAACCGATCCTGCGGCGCTATATCTGGGGCGGCCGCCGGCTGTGCCACGTGCTCAACAAACCGCTGGGCGAGGGCGACGATTACGCCGAGAGCTGGGAAATCTGCGATCGGCCCAACGATCAGACGGCCGTGGCCGCCGGGCCGTTGCGCGGCGCGACGCTGGGTGAGCTGGTGCAAACGCGCGGCAGCGAGCTGCTCGGCCGGCATGCGCCTCAGCCGCGCTTCCCGCTGTTGTTCAAGTTTCTCGATGCCCAAAAAACGCTCTCCGTGCAGGTGCATCCGGACGACAATCGGGCACAGCGACTGACGCCGGCAGACTTCGGCAAAACCGAGGCCTGGGTGGTGCTCGATGCACAACCGGGCAGCCTGATCTACGCCGGGTTGAAGCGAGGTTTCGATCGTCCGGCGCTGGAGCGCGAGCTGGCCCGCGGCACCTGCGAGCTTTGCCTGCACAGCTTCGAACCGCAGCCGGGCGACTGCATCTTCTTGCCGGCGGGCGTGGTCCATGCCATCGGCGCGGGCCTGCTGATTGCCGAGATCCAGCAGTCGAGCGACGTCACCTATCGCCTGTTCGACTGGAACCGTCTGGGACCGGATGGCCGCCCGCGACCGCTGCACATCGAACAAGCGCTCGACGCGATCGACTTCGCCCACGGCCCCCGCACGCCGCAGACGCCGCTAGCGACCGGCCAGCCGCACGTCGAGCGTCTCGTCGAGTGCGACAAGTTCATCCTCGATCGCTGGTCGATCGCGTCGCGGCAAACCATCGGTGGCGACGACCGTTGCCATCTGCTGGCGGTGATTGAAGGCGAGCTGATGATCGCCGGCGATCCGTGTGCCACTCCGCTAAGACGTGGCGAGAGCGTCTTGCTGCCGGCATCGCTCGGTGCCCGCGAACTGGAGCCACGTGCCACGGCCGTGGTTCTCGAGGCGTATCTGCCCTGA
- a CDS encoding sialate O-acetylesterase gives MIRPKLVRLTPALAVAVSLSLPSLAAADVKLPAIFGSHMVLQQGQKDRVWGTADPDEEVTVEIADQKQTAKAGQDGKWSVTLEPLAVGGPHQMKVKGRNEIVFDDVLVGEVWICSGQSNMQWEVGNANDPDLETLTAKFPKIRLISVPQVGTQEPQSDFRGQWEICTSESARHFSAVGYLFGRQLQQTLDVPVGLIDDAWGGSACEAWIRRDLLAADERYQPLLARWAAIEKRFPEEKAAYEAKLAEWRTAAGKAKSEGKEPPRQPPNPENQMRGNSRPGNIYNGVLKPTIGYGIRGAIWYQGESNAGRAYQYRDLFPLMISTWRQEWGIGDFPFYWVQLADFRAEKPEPGDSDWAELREAQTMTMSKLANTGEAVIIDLGEAQDIHPRNKQDVAKRLARWAFARDYGIDVPYHSPQVKSSEKKDGKIVLTFDHVGPGLRAFDVPEVRGFAIAGDDKKFVWAQAKIVDKDKIEVWSDEVKEPVAVRYAWADNPVCNVYSRNGLPLTPFRTDDWPGVTADKQ, from the coding sequence ATGATTCGCCCGAAACTCGTTCGTCTGACGCCCGCTCTCGCCGTTGCCGTCTCCCTTTCGCTGCCGAGCTTGGCTGCGGCCGACGTCAAGTTGCCGGCCATCTTCGGCAGCCACATGGTGCTACAGCAGGGACAAAAAGACCGCGTCTGGGGCACGGCCGATCCGGATGAAGAAGTCACAGTCGAAATTGCCGATCAAAAGCAGACGGCCAAGGCCGGGCAAGACGGCAAGTGGTCGGTCACGCTCGAACCGCTGGCCGTGGGCGGACCGCACCAAATGAAAGTCAAAGGCCGCAACGAGATCGTGTTCGATGACGTGCTGGTGGGCGAGGTCTGGATCTGCTCGGGCCAGTCGAACATGCAGTGGGAAGTGGGCAACGCCAACGACCCCGATCTGGAAACGCTGACCGCGAAGTTTCCCAAAATTCGCCTGATCTCGGTGCCGCAGGTCGGCACGCAGGAGCCGCAGTCGGATTTCCGCGGTCAATGGGAGATCTGCACGTCGGAGTCTGCCCGGCATTTTTCGGCGGTCGGCTATCTCTTTGGCCGGCAGTTGCAGCAAACGCTCGACGTGCCGGTCGGACTGATCGACGACGCCTGGGGAGGTTCGGCCTGCGAAGCGTGGATCCGCCGCGACCTGCTGGCAGCCGACGAGCGCTATCAGCCATTGCTGGCCCGCTGGGCCGCGATCGAAAAACGTTTCCCGGAGGAGAAGGCCGCCTACGAGGCGAAGCTCGCCGAGTGGAGAACCGCGGCCGGAAAAGCCAAGAGCGAAGGGAAAGAGCCGCCGCGTCAACCGCCGAATCCGGAGAACCAGATGCGCGGCAATTCGCGGCCGGGCAACATCTATAACGGCGTGCTCAAACCGACCATCGGTTACGGCATCCGTGGGGCGATTTGGTATCAGGGTGAATCGAACGCCGGCCGTGCCTATCAGTATCGCGATCTGTTTCCGCTGATGATTTCGACTTGGCGTCAGGAGTGGGGCATCGGCGACTTTCCGTTCTATTGGGTGCAGTTGGCCGATTTCCGGGCCGAGAAGCCCGAACCCGGCGACAGCGATTGGGCCGAGCTGCGCGAGGCACAGACCATGACCATGAGCAAGCTGGCCAATACTGGCGAAGCGGTGATCATCGATCTGGGTGAGGCCCAGGACATCCATCCGCGCAACAAGCAAGACGTGGCCAAGCGGCTGGCCCGGTGGGCGTTCGCCCGCGACTACGGCATCGACGTCCCCTATCACAGCCCGCAGGTGAAGTCGTCGGAGAAGAAGGACGGCAAGATCGTGCTCACCTTCGACCACGTCGGACCGGGGCTGCGGGCGTTCGATGTACCGGAGGTGCGGGGCTTTGCCATTGCGGGCGACGACAAGAAATTCGTCTGGGCGCAGGCCAAGATCGTGGATAAAGACAAGATCGAAGTCTGGTCCGATGAGGTGAAAGAGCCGGTGGCGGTGCGTTACGCCTGGGCCGACAACCCCGTGTGCAACGTCTACAGCCGCAACGGCCTGCCACTCACGCCCTTCCGCACGGACGACTGGCCGGGCGTGACGGCCGACAAACAATAG